Genomic DNA from Niallia circulans:
GTTGTATCAATCATCGGCAGATCTCTTTCAACCGAATTCGGAGGAAGTGCTTCTTCGTCCATTTCTTCCTTTGTTGGCACTTTATCATACGCTTGCTTCAATTTAGCAATAACGTCCTTTTTAAAGCCTTGGAAATCAGTTTCAGACAATACACCTTGTTCCTCTAATACTTTAAAGTAGCTCGCTGTTATCGTCGGATGTTCCTTGATTATTTTGTACATCAATGGATTTGTAGTCATCGGCTCATCCATTTCATTATGTCCATATCTTCTATAGCCGATCAAATCAATCAAGAAGTCCTTGTTAAAGGCAGCTCTGTACTCACATGCCAGCTTTGCAGCCTTGATTACCGCTTCTGGATCGTCTGCATTTACATGTATGATTGGAATTTCAAAACCTTTGGCAAGGTCACTTGCATACCTTGTCGATCTTGAGTCCCTTGATTCTGTTGTAAATCCAATCGTATTATTTGCGATTATGTGTATCGTACCACCTGTTCGGTATCCTTTAAGCCCAGTCAGATTCAGTGTTTCTGCAACAATTCCTTGCCCTGGAAATGCCGCGTCCCCATGAATGAGGATAGCTTGTGCAGATTGATGGTTCTCTTCTGGAAAGCCTGGGGCTGTTCTGTCATCTTGTGATGCGCGTGTAAATCCTTCAACAACAGCACCGACAAACTCCAGATGGCTTGGATTATTTGCCAATGTAAGGCGTACATTCGATGTACTGCTCTTTTTGATTTGTCTGTTCAGCCCTAAGTGATATTTCACATCACCTGTCCAGCCAAAGCTTATACCAATTGATCCTTCTGAAGGAACAAGCTTTTTATTTGGGGCATGCTGAAATTCAGCAAAAATCATTTCATACGGCTTTTCAAGCACATGTGCCAACACATTTAACCTTCCTCTGTGCGCCATCCCAATATGTACGTTTTTTGCACCGTTAACAACAGACTGAGATATAATTTCATCAAGCAATGGAACCATTGTATCAAGGCCTTCAATCGAGAATCGCTTTTGGCCAACATATGTTTTATGTAAAAAATTTTCGAATTCCTCAACCTCTACAACTCTTTTTAGCAGTTTTTTCTGCAGTTCTTTATTGCAGGCAGGTTTAAGACTTCCTGATTCCACCTTTTTCTGAAGCCAGTTTTTTTCATTTATATCGTTTACATGGTAAAATTCAAAAGCAATTTTATTCATATAAACATCCTTTAAATATTGCACAACTTCAAAGCCATTTCTTACAGTGCTTGGCACATCCTGGCAAAGCAGGGATGCATCGATTTTAACTAAGTCCTCTTTCGTTAGCTGATAGCGAGACAACTCGAAAAGTTCCTCTTGCCTATGTACATCACCCAATGGATAAATATCTGCAGCTAAATGGCCATACGCCCTAATTTTGTTCACTAATGTAACTGCTGCAATAACCTTTTCAACTTCTAAATTACTTCCAGAAGATAGTGCTGGTTCACGTACTGTGTCTTCCTGTTCGATTGGTGACCCCCATGTTGCGAAAAAATCGCGCATTTCCTCATCAACAGAATCAGGATTTTCTAAGTATTTGTCGTACAGCTCCATTGCAACCCCGAGATTGGGTCCATAAAACGCTGGCTGATAGGAGCCTTTACCATTAGATGGCTTTCCCATGAAAATTTCCCTCCACCACATTTAGTAACAACTATATTCCCCATATGCTTGCCCTTTACACTTTCAAGGCGCTTATCTGATAAAAATAAAACGTTTACATTTGTATTTTAACACGGTATTGCACCCGTTACAAAAGATTTACCCATTTTAATAGTAAAAATATTGTAAATTTTTTTCACGCCTTTTTTTACTGTGGTAAAAAACCTTTTATAATAAATAAATATGCTCGGATTCTGGGATAATGTTTATAAGTTTTTAATTAGTTTTCATCCGTTTTTTGTCTATTTTTTCTTCCGAATAATAAAAAAATGCTGCCCACATTACAGAGCAGCACAACATATTTATTTATTAGCTTGTTATTTAGTGGCAGTAACATTTTCAGGCAATGATATGGTTACGGTTGTACCCTCTCCAAGCCTGCTGTCTAATTGTATACTGCCTTGATAATAATCGACGATTTTTTTGGCTATTGCCAATCCAAGACCTGTTCCTCCTTGACCTCTGCTTCGGGCTTTATCTACTCTGTAGAACCGGTCAAATACTTTGTCAATCTCTTTATCCGGGATACCGATACCTTTATCGCTTATTTGTAAAATAAACAGCCTGTCCTTTTTAGATGTTGAAATAGAAATCTCTTTACTTGCTCCTGAGTATTTAATTGCGTTGTCAAGAAGGATTGTAAGTACCTGCTGAAAATGCTGTTCTGCAATTCCATTAAGCTGGTTTGATTGTAGTTGAACATCAAACTTAAAGTCACTGTGCAGCATTTGAAAATCCTTAACAGCGCCTTCAATGATTGTATTAACCATTTCAGGTGATAAATTGTCCTGGTCAAGCCTGTTATGATCTAATCTAGTTAAATCAAGCAGAGTGAGTACTAGTTTTTTTAGTTTCTCTGTTTCATCAAGGGACGCCTTCAATGATTCTTCCAGTATTTCAGGATTATGCTTCCCCCATCTATTTAACATGGAAAGGTGACCTTCCAAAATGGAAATTGGCGTTCTTAGCTCGTGAGAAGCATCTTCGACAAATTGCTTTTGTGCTTGAAAGGACAATTCAATTCGGTCCATCATATGATTAAAAATCGTCGAAAGTTCTGAAATTTCATCCTTTTGCGGATACACAGGCATTCTTTCTTTAAAGCCAGCACTTTTTATTTTTTTCATTGTGTTTGTCATAATGCTTAATGGTTTTAGAAGCTCTCTTGACATCAAATAACCAATTAGCGCACTTATCAAAATTGCTGCAATTGCAAACAGCATCATCGCAAACGCTAAATGCTTCATAACAAGCTTATACGAATCAAGCAGCCTGATGATTTCAATTTCCCCTGTAAATTCCTTGCTTTTTATCGGGTAACTGTAAACTAATGACTGCTCTTCCCCAACAGAAACATACTTGAGCTCTTTTTCGTCATTAACAATGTCCGGTTCGAGAATCGGAAAATCTCCGTTCAAATGAGAAATAAGAACATTGCCGTCTTCATCAATTACGCGAATCAGCTGATTTTTTGTGTTCAATTGCTCTAATGTAGTCAAGCTGTTTTTGATTTTTGTTTCACTTATCGTTTTATCGTCCGTTTTCAAGTATGCCACAAACTCATTCATTGTTTGTCTGACATCATTTTCTTCCTGGTTCATTAACCAAGTCGATACAGTATGAAATTCAAAAAACGTAAAGATGCTGTATGTGAGAAAAATACTTAAGGATAAGCCTAGTGTCAGTTTCCATTTCCATGGAAGCAAGGATAGTCTTCTTACGATATTCATCTCATCACATACCCTATTCCTCTGACTGTTTCAATGTATTGTTCCTTTCCTGACGGATCAAGTTTATTCCTTAAGTAACGGACATATACATCAATCACATTTGTCTCCACTTCAGACTCATAGCCCCATATTTTATTTAAAAGCACATCCCTTGTAAGTACTATGTTAATATTGCTCATAAACATGCTGAGAAGGTCGTATTCTCTTTTTGTCAGTGCTATAACTTCCTTGCCTTTTCTGGCAATATGGGACTCCAATTCCAGTACAATATCTTTATATGTAAGCACTGTCAGCTTTTGCACTGGCTCTGTTTGTTCGCTTGAGATGTTTTCAATTCTCCTGAATAGCGCTCTAAGTCTTGCAAGCAGCTCTTCAATGGCGAATGGCTTCACTAAATAATCGTCTGCC
This window encodes:
- a CDS encoding 2-oxoglutarate dehydrogenase E1 component, which codes for MGKPSNGKGSYQPAFYGPNLGVAMELYDKYLENPDSVDEEMRDFFATWGSPIEQEDTVREPALSSGSNLEVEKVIAAVTLVNKIRAYGHLAADIYPLGDVHRQEELFELSRYQLTKEDLVKIDASLLCQDVPSTVRNGFEVVQYLKDVYMNKIAFEFYHVNDINEKNWLQKKVESGSLKPACNKELQKKLLKRVVEVEEFENFLHKTYVGQKRFSIEGLDTMVPLLDEIISQSVVNGAKNVHIGMAHRGRLNVLAHVLEKPYEMIFAEFQHAPNKKLVPSEGSIGISFGWTGDVKYHLGLNRQIKKSSTSNVRLTLANNPSHLEFVGAVVEGFTRASQDDRTAPGFPEENHQSAQAILIHGDAAFPGQGIVAETLNLTGLKGYRTGGTIHIIANNTIGFTTESRDSRSTRYASDLAKGFEIPIIHVNADDPEAVIKAAKLACEYRAAFNKDFLIDLIGYRRYGHNEMDEPMTTNPLMYKIIKEHPTITASYFKVLEEQGVLSETDFQGFKKDVIAKLKQAYDKVPTKEEMDEEALPPNSVERDLPMIDTTISEKRLKEINSELISFPDNFRVFDKLSKILKRREAAIEEGKIDWGLAETLAYASIIQDGTPIRLSGQDSERGTFAHRNIVLHDNESDQVYSPLHLLSTAQASFAVHNSPLSEGAVLGFEYGYNVFAPETLVLWEAQFGDFANAAQVIFDQFISAGRAKWGQKSGLVMLLPHAYEGQGPEHSSGRMERFLTSAAENNWTVANLTSSAQYFHILRRQAAILNKEEVRPLVIMTPKSLLRNADVASSVSAFSNDTFQPVIEEELTGKNPQAVKRILLSTGKIAIDLHQGIMQLEDSDWVHSVRIEELYPFPANKLKEILIKYPNLKEIRWVQEEPQNMGAWSFMEPRVKKLLPETVTFDYIGRRRRSSPAEGDPIVHRKNQARIINKALTWIE
- a CDS encoding HAMP domain-containing sensor histidine kinase, giving the protein MNIVRRLSLLPWKWKLTLGLSLSIFLTYSIFTFFEFHTVSTWLMNQEENDVRQTMNEFVAYLKTDDKTISETKIKNSLTTLEQLNTKNQLIRVIDEDGNVLISHLNGDFPILEPDIVNDEKELKYVSVGEEQSLVYSYPIKSKEFTGEIEIIRLLDSYKLVMKHLAFAMMLFAIAAILISALIGYLMSRELLKPLSIMTNTMKKIKSAGFKERMPVYPQKDEISELSTIFNHMMDRIELSFQAQKQFVEDASHELRTPISILEGHLSMLNRWGKHNPEILEESLKASLDETEKLKKLVLTLLDLTRLDHNRLDQDNLSPEMVNTIIEGAVKDFQMLHSDFKFDVQLQSNQLNGIAEQHFQQVLTILLDNAIKYSGASKEISISTSKKDRLFILQISDKGIGIPDKEIDKVFDRFYRVDKARSRGQGGTGLGLAIAKKIVDYYQGSIQLDSRLGEGTTVTISLPENVTATK
- a CDS encoding response regulator transcription factor — translated: MKRILIIEDEKNLARFIELELNYEGYHTEVCADGRSGLNKAISEQWDVILLDLMLPELNGMEVCRRIRQVKNTPILMITARDNVLDRVSGLDSGADDYLVKPFAIEELLARLRALFRRIENISSEQTEPVQKLTVLTYKDIVLELESHIARKGKEVIALTKREYDLLSMFMSNINIVLTRDVLLNKIWGYESEVETNVIDVYVRYLRNKLDPSGKEQYIETVRGIGYVMR